From Arcticibacter tournemirensis, one genomic window encodes:
- a CDS encoding FecR domain-containing protein: protein MERISQLLYKHLEGTLSEAERTELNDWAAANPANRKLLDRVNNNEVLEADIDDWYAIPRRTVADDPRLDAAILQYETAKNQPRVRQLVRRILPYAAAVFVMLLAGMWYVSEQRQTSREHEIAATDIRSGGNKATLTLSDGRKIDLSSEQSEIIVKDESVTYGDGSSLTVIPDKSKDRSDVSLLQLTTPKGGTYQLILPDGSRVWLNTGSTIKYPARFISTERTVEISGEAYFDIEEDSKRPFKVLSPGQEVLVLGTKFNVSAYPDDPDTKTTLVDGKVLLSLPKGSGEGFPASGKSILLAPGEQASLSKGHITKSKVDVSQFTAWKEGFFYFNKLPVTTAITQLARWYNLDVVYQEKLPESNVYAYIDRDKPLSAVLKALELSRLKFKIVQQGERKQLIVLGEQ, encoded by the coding sequence ATGGAACGGATCAGTCAACTACTATATAAACATCTTGAAGGTACACTCAGTGAAGCTGAGCGTACAGAACTAAATGATTGGGCAGCCGCCAATCCTGCTAACAGGAAGCTGCTGGATCGCGTAAATAATAATGAAGTGCTCGAGGCTGATATCGACGACTGGTATGCTATACCGAGGCGCACTGTTGCCGACGATCCACGGCTGGATGCGGCTATCCTCCAATACGAAACTGCCAAAAATCAACCACGCGTCCGTCAGCTGGTAAGGCGTATACTTCCTTATGCAGCAGCAGTATTCGTCATGTTGTTAGCTGGAATGTGGTACGTATCAGAGCAACGACAAACTAGCCGGGAGCATGAAATCGCTGCAACTGATATCCGTTCCGGCGGGAATAAAGCCACACTCACCCTGTCTGATGGGAGAAAGATTGATTTAAGCAGTGAACAATCAGAAATTATCGTAAAAGATGAGAGTGTTACTTACGGTGACGGATCTTCTCTTACCGTGATACCGGATAAGTCCAAAGACCGGTCGGACGTTTCGCTGCTGCAACTCACTACACCGAAAGGGGGAACATATCAGTTGATATTGCCGGATGGTTCCAGGGTATGGCTCAATACCGGTTCTACAATTAAATATCCCGCCAGGTTTATCAGCACAGAACGAACTGTCGAGATTAGCGGAGAAGCTTATTTTGATATAGAGGAAGATAGCAAACGACCATTCAAAGTACTTAGCCCAGGCCAGGAGGTATTGGTGTTAGGCACCAAATTCAATGTTTCTGCTTATCCCGATGACCCTGATACAAAGACCACCCTTGTAGATGGGAAAGTCCTTTTATCGTTGCCAAAAGGATCAGGAGAAGGTTTTCCCGCATCGGGTAAGTCAATCTTACTTGCGCCTGGCGAGCAGGCGTCGTTGAGTAAGGGCCACATCACCAAATCAAAAGTGGATGTTTCTCAATTTACTGCCTGGAAGGAAGGCTTTTTCTATTTCAACAAGCTACCTGTAACAACAGCCATCACACAATTAGCCAGATGGTACAATCTTGATGTGGTTTATCAGGAAAAATTACCTGAATCTAATGTATACGCCTATATCGATCGGGATAAACCATTGAGTGCTGTTTTAAAAGCACTCGAATTAAGCCGGTTGAAGTTTAAAATTGTCCAGCAAGGAGAGCGAAAGCAGTTGATCGTTCTGGGCGAACAATAA
- a CDS encoding SusC/RagA family TonB-linked outer membrane protein translates to MIFTQRVTGYYWSFKSRLLLITKLAVLLTITFSWPAVAISKAQTITLNVRNITLREVLQEIQKQQGYSFLFRGDKIAETRITARLKQVNFADAMNTLLDQHGLTWSLNDGIIAIMSKPSRPAQQASLFQQHIITGTVTDAKTGEVLVGVAVKVQNTPTGTSTDVNGAFKLQVSPNAVLNVSYIGYESQTITVGDRTTFQIKLIQSNNSLEEVVVVGYGTMKKKDLTGSIVQVRPDNIANENPKTVQDILRGTPGLQVGYSASAKGGGTMQIRGQRSVYTEGGHNDPLLILDGMQFYGELSEINPDDIEQIDVLKDASAAAVYGSKAASGVVLITTKKGKQGKPVINMTMNIGGTEESDYRERFSTDAYLRHREDWYTKNSYGVNPQTGAYEAYQTGVFASQPGYFTRPDQLPSTISIEDWRGYTTNDADESDLSIWAQRLGFTGNALQNLLSGKTVDWAKQTYRMGLNQDYNASVSGASDKVNYYLSVGYLKNQGALISDEYQAVRSNMKVDAKVTDWFELGANVNFQNRSDGAIDVDLDYQLRNSPYADYADEAGNPVQYPLSSEYSQRGYNYDFQKQYLELEKGYTVLNTIFNAKVKLPYNINYSFNASPRYQFFFDRYFMSADLPGSDPASRGANREQAKRFDWSYNNTINWDYTFGGKHHLNLTLVQEAEERQFWKDRIEARKILPSDALGFHNTKNATKENSTFMSEDTHQTADALLARLFYSYDNRYMLTTSIRRDGYSAFGTSNPYATFPSVAVAWSFSNEKFFKWSNIMSTGKLRVSYGKNGNRSLANPNLALSNLYEGGGKMQGYLNSSGELALYRYLMADRLANPHLQWEKTASWNFGLDFGFLNDRISGSLDYYDMRTHDMIMNERLPGFTGFDDITTNLGRVDNNGIELSLKTLNIRKDKFQWSTSVGLSYNKNTIKHLYYENEDILDAQGNVTGSKEMDDVKNGWFIGKSINTIWDYRVTGIWQANEVEEAKEYGQVPGDPKVANNYTADDVVKADGSVTHVYNDKDKEFLGQTTPPFHWSLRNEFVFWKDLSLSFNIYSYMGHKSLAGAYLNNDDDGGRMTYALQNVTAKEYWTPDNPTNDYGRIEAKGPTGATGVQKLYDRSFIRFDNLSVGYTLPKMWTSKWKLDRVKLYGTVRNVAVWTKDWEYGDPETNPAFDQGGGLATRVYTLGLNLTF, encoded by the coding sequence ATGATTTTTACACAACGTGTAACGGGCTATTACTGGTCCTTTAAATCCCGGTTATTACTTATCACAAAATTAGCGGTTCTCTTAACTATTACCTTTTCCTGGCCGGCGGTAGCTATAAGCAAAGCGCAAACCATTACGTTGAATGTCAGAAACATTACGCTTCGGGAAGTGTTGCAGGAGATTCAGAAACAACAGGGGTATTCCTTTTTGTTTCGTGGAGATAAAATTGCGGAGACGCGCATTACTGCCAGGTTGAAACAGGTGAATTTTGCCGACGCAATGAACACATTACTGGACCAACATGGACTTACGTGGTCATTGAACGACGGTATTATTGCAATTATGAGCAAGCCTTCGAGGCCCGCCCAGCAAGCTTCATTATTTCAACAACATATTATAACGGGTACTGTGACCGACGCCAAAACAGGTGAGGTGCTCGTTGGCGTCGCCGTAAAGGTTCAAAACACACCTACGGGAACCAGTACGGATGTGAATGGAGCTTTTAAACTGCAGGTATCGCCAAATGCGGTGCTGAATGTGTCGTATATTGGTTACGAATCGCAAACCATCACGGTGGGTGACAGAACTACATTCCAGATTAAACTCATCCAAAGCAACAACTCTCTGGAAGAAGTAGTCGTCGTTGGATATGGAACAATGAAAAAGAAAGATCTTACCGGTTCCATTGTTCAAGTCCGTCCAGACAATATCGCAAACGAAAATCCAAAGACCGTTCAGGACATCCTGCGCGGTACTCCGGGTTTGCAGGTAGGCTATAGCGCTTCGGCAAAGGGCGGAGGTACAATGCAAATCCGGGGTCAGCGTTCTGTATATACTGAGGGGGGGCATAACGACCCGTTACTCATCCTCGACGGGATGCAGTTCTACGGCGAGTTATCCGAAATTAATCCCGACGATATCGAGCAGATTGATGTGCTGAAAGATGCTTCAGCAGCTGCCGTTTACGGCTCGAAGGCAGCCAGCGGGGTAGTGCTCATCACCACCAAAAAGGGGAAACAGGGCAAACCCGTTATCAATATGACTATGAATATCGGCGGCACGGAAGAAAGTGACTACCGGGAAAGGTTTAGCACTGACGCCTATTTACGACACCGCGAGGACTGGTATACGAAGAACTCCTATGGCGTAAACCCGCAAACAGGCGCTTATGAGGCTTATCAAACAGGCGTTTTCGCCAGTCAGCCCGGTTATTTTACGCGGCCAGATCAGTTACCGTCAACTATTTCTATTGAGGATTGGCGGGGGTATACTACTAATGATGCCGATGAATCTGATTTAAGCATCTGGGCCCAGCGATTAGGTTTTACAGGCAATGCGCTACAGAACTTACTTTCAGGAAAGACCGTTGACTGGGCAAAACAGACCTATAGAATGGGCCTCAATCAGGACTATAATGCCAGTGTAAGCGGGGCAAGCGACAAAGTAAACTATTACCTGTCTGTGGGCTATTTAAAGAATCAGGGTGCCCTCATAAGTGATGAATACCAGGCCGTGCGCTCCAATATGAAAGTGGATGCTAAAGTAACCGACTGGTTCGAGCTTGGAGCCAACGTAAACTTCCAGAACCGGTCGGACGGAGCCATTGACGTTGATTTGGATTACCAGCTTCGCAACAGCCCGTATGCCGACTATGCTGATGAGGCTGGCAACCCCGTACAGTATCCCTTGAGTTCAGAATACAGTCAGCGGGGCTATAATTATGATTTTCAGAAACAATATCTCGAATTGGAAAAGGGCTATACTGTGCTGAACACTATTTTTAATGCCAAAGTAAAGCTGCCCTATAATATTAACTATTCGTTCAACGCCTCACCCCGCTATCAATTCTTCTTCGACCGTTATTTTATGTCGGCAGATTTGCCTGGCTCCGATCCCGCGTCGCGTGGCGCGAACAGAGAGCAGGCAAAACGTTTCGACTGGTCGTATAACAATACCATCAATTGGGATTACACTTTCGGCGGTAAGCATCACCTAAACCTCACGCTTGTGCAGGAAGCCGAGGAACGGCAGTTCTGGAAGGACCGCATAGAAGCCCGCAAAATTTTACCATCCGACGCATTGGGATTCCATAACACTAAGAATGCTACCAAGGAAAACAGTACGTTCATGAGTGAAGATACGCACCAGACTGCAGACGCCCTCCTGGCCCGTTTATTTTATTCCTACGACAACCGGTATATGCTTACCACGTCCATTCGCAGAGACGGGTATTCTGCTTTCGGCACCTCCAACCCGTACGCTACTTTTCCTTCCGTAGCAGTGGCATGGTCGTTTTCGAACGAAAAGTTCTTCAAATGGAGCAATATCATGAGTACTGGTAAATTGCGTGTATCCTACGGTAAAAATGGTAACCGGTCGCTGGCCAACCCGAATCTGGCGCTTTCCAATCTTTATGAAGGGGGAGGGAAAATGCAGGGCTACCTCAACTCTTCCGGAGAGTTGGCCTTATACCGCTATTTAATGGCCGACAGATTAGCAAACCCTCATCTTCAATGGGAAAAAACGGCGTCATGGAATTTTGGACTTGACTTCGGCTTCCTCAACGACCGTATATCAGGTTCCCTGGATTATTATGACATGAGGACTCATGACATGATCATGAACGAGCGCCTGCCCGGTTTCACAGGATTTGATGATATTACCACCAATTTAGGACGGGTCGACAATAACGGTATTGAACTATCATTAAAAACCCTTAATATCAGAAAGGACAAGTTCCAGTGGTCGACTTCGGTCGGGTTATCATACAATAAGAACACCATAAAGCATCTTTACTACGAGAATGAGGACATTTTAGACGCACAGGGAAATGTAACAGGCAGTAAGGAAATGGACGATGTGAAAAACGGTTGGTTTATTGGAAAGTCAATCAACACAATATGGGATTACCGCGTTACCGGGATCTGGCAGGCTAATGAGGTCGAAGAAGCGAAAGAATATGGTCAGGTACCCGGCGATCCGAAAGTAGCGAATAACTATACTGCAGACGATGTGGTAAAAGCCGATGGTTCTGTTACCCATGTGTATAACGACAAGGACAAAGAATTCCTTGGACAAACTACGCCGCCTTTTCATTGGTCATTACGCAACGAGTTTGTGTTTTGGAAAGATCTCAGCCTTTCGTTCAATATCTACTCTTATATGGGGCACAAAAGCTTAGCAGGCGCCTACCTTAACAATGACGACGATGGAGGACGTATGACCTACGCTTTACAAAATGTAACTGCAAAAGAATACTGGACTCCCGATAATCCCACCAACGACTATGGACGCATTGAAGCCAAAGGGCCTACCGGCGCCACTGGAGTGCAAAAATTGTATGACCGTTCATTCATTCGGTTTGATAACCTTTCTGTCGGATATACATTGCCCAAAATGTGGACTTCAAAATGGAAATTAGATCGTGTTAAACTTTATGGCACCGTACGGAATGTTGCTGTTTGGACAAAAGACTGGGAATACGGCGACCCTGAGACCAACCCGGCCTTTGATCAGGGCGGTGGTCTTGCCACACGTGTTTATACATTGGGATTAAACTTAACTTTTTAG
- a CDS encoding RagB/SusD family nutrient uptake outer membrane protein, with protein MKKITQKLHRISICFALIMGSTVLFNSCSKDFLTPDPLSVYEPAATFTNEAGLMSVLAIADRQLKQYYATDHNEMLTLGTEYIFSDLMVASATDKGSMLCDVANMLTPTSDDGTTTNDLGRTNSIWHFWQETYNGIANANTILSYVDKVEGLDETTRNAYKGRAYFHRAFRYMALVFQYGDVPLVSKLLEVPKQNYRSTKRDAILQMVTKDMEFAVQWVPDQKNMSLTGMVNKGACRMLLTKCYLALGEYAKAKEQTDILISQSGYSLMLDNFGTFNDGGEPQTWKITRNVIWDLHRAENKLIAANHEVIMGIPNRGAEAESFIKMLTMRVLYPFVFDSRIKTTDGKQALLNLRRNDANYNASYDYMRAFGRGIATFRPTYFSTNTLWRINGVMDATDLRHSSETGNWVRMEDYRVNNKASTQFGKPLTLFNPTNGALLCSDTIRRWFDVPHYKFFLDDPVNEANISGSDGNRGATNGGNADWYLYRLAEAYLLRAEAKFYINPNDPTIKDDLNALRQRAKCTQLYQGSVTIGDIMNERARELYWEEWRNVELKRVSLCLARSGRPDEWGNMYTLENFDKQSGTDAGGGSYWYQRIVHYSLYNKGPIQINATGNSNPNYTMDKKNMYWPIPYAAITANKRGQLSQNYGYDGYNPATPKWDNWEDAVADEDKTGD; from the coding sequence ATGAAAAAGATAACTCAAAAATTGCATCGTATATCTATATGCTTTGCGTTGATTATGGGTAGCACAGTGCTGTTTAACAGTTGCTCCAAAGATTTCCTGACACCCGACCCGCTTTCGGTATACGAACCTGCAGCTACTTTCACCAACGAAGCCGGTTTGATGTCGGTATTAGCAATAGCCGATCGTCAGCTCAAACAATATTATGCGACTGACCATAACGAAATGCTGACCTTAGGAACTGAATATATCTTTTCCGACTTAATGGTAGCCAGCGCAACCGATAAGGGTAGTATGCTTTGTGATGTTGCCAATATGCTCACGCCTACCAGTGATGACGGAACTACTACAAATGATCTGGGCAGAACCAACAGTATCTGGCACTTTTGGCAGGAAACTTATAATGGTATTGCAAATGCAAACACGATTCTCAGTTATGTCGATAAAGTGGAGGGACTGGATGAGACCACGCGCAATGCCTATAAGGGCAGAGCTTATTTTCATCGCGCCTTCCGCTATATGGCTCTGGTATTTCAGTATGGTGATGTTCCGCTTGTTTCCAAGCTATTGGAAGTGCCTAAACAAAACTACCGCAGTACGAAGCGCGACGCTATCCTGCAAATGGTTACCAAAGATATGGAGTTTGCAGTGCAATGGGTGCCCGATCAAAAAAACATGAGCCTTACAGGCATGGTTAATAAGGGTGCTTGCCGTATGTTGCTTACCAAATGCTATCTTGCTTTAGGTGAATATGCAAAGGCCAAAGAGCAAACCGATATATTGATTTCTCAATCAGGCTATTCGCTTATGCTCGATAACTTCGGCACATTTAACGACGGTGGCGAACCACAAACATGGAAGATCACCCGCAATGTGATCTGGGATTTACATCGTGCCGAAAACAAACTTATTGCCGCCAACCACGAGGTTATCATGGGTATACCTAACCGCGGCGCTGAAGCAGAATCGTTCATCAAGATGCTTACGATGCGTGTTTTGTATCCCTTTGTTTTCGACAGCAGGATCAAGACAACCGACGGGAAACAAGCACTGTTAAATCTCAGACGCAATGATGCTAATTACAATGCAAGTTACGACTATATGCGGGCATTCGGGCGCGGCATCGCCACGTTTAGGCCCACTTATTTCAGCACCAATACACTATGGCGTATAAATGGTGTAATGGACGCAACCGACTTACGCCATAGCTCGGAGACAGGCAACTGGGTGCGTATGGAAGATTACCGTGTTAATAATAAGGCATCCACACAGTTTGGGAAACCGCTCACACTTTTCAATCCGACCAACGGCGCCTTGTTGTGCAGCGACACTATCCGTCGTTGGTTTGATGTGCCTCATTACAAATTCTTCCTTGACGACCCAGTAAATGAAGCGAACATAAGCGGCTCTGATGGTAACAGGGGCGCAACCAACGGAGGCAATGCCGACTGGTATCTCTACCGTTTGGCTGAGGCCTATCTCCTCAGGGCGGAAGCTAAGTTTTACATAAATCCAAATGATCCTACCATTAAAGACGACCTCAATGCATTAAGACAAAGGGCAAAATGCACTCAGCTATATCAAGGTAGTGTTACCATCGGCGACATCATGAACGAACGCGCCCGTGAGTTGTATTGGGAAGAATGGCGCAACGTAGAACTGAAGCGCGTTTCGTTATGCCTTGCCCGTAGCGGACGGCCCGATGAGTGGGGCAATATGTACACCCTCGAGAACTTCGACAAACAGAGCGGCACTGATGCAGGAGGCGGAAGCTATTGGTATCAGCGTATCGTACATTACAGTTTGTATAATAAAGGGCCTATTCAGATTAACGCCACAGGTAACAGCAACCCTAATTATACTATGGACAAAAAGAATATGTATTGGCCAATTCCTTATGCTGCAATTACAGCGAACAAGAGAGGACAACTTAGTCAAAATTATGGCTACGATGGTTATAACCCGGCAACTCCAAAATGGGATAATTGGGAAGATGCTGTAGCGGACGAGGATAAGACAGGAGACTGA
- a CDS encoding glycoside hydrolase family 31 protein translates to MNSISFHKARLKTVLLGALISLLYLQPLQAQNASSLQADKKAIVEADNARFTVLTPRLIRMEWNSSKSFDDHASFVVVNRKLPVPAYTSKRENGWLTIKTGELEMSYKLNSGSFNQENLKIKMLKSDTISWSPGKKQKYNLKGTYRTLDNYDGDTHLHNGKKIELEDGILSRDGWYFLDDSSDLRLDNSDWPWVYTRENAGTDWYFMGYGSDYKSALYDFSQISGKVPLMPRYALGYWWSRYWSYSDNELRELTANLKRFNIPADVLVIDMDWHRQGWTGWSWNKSLFPDPAKFLSWTNENHLKTTLNLHPADGVAGYEDDYNQFAQNMKFDTTGRKTIPFLASDKQFMSNLFDVILRPIEQKGIDFWWLDWQQWPNDKRITNLSNTWWLNYVFYTNMDRNRETRPMLYHRWGGLGNHRYQIGFSGDTFISWKSLEYQPYFTNTSSNVLYTYWSHDIGGHQLKHGDESVDPELYTRWLQYGALSPILRTHSTKNGKIQKEIWNFSGKYSQVQYEAIRMRYTLVPYIYTMTRKTYDTAIGLCRPMYYDYPKAEEAYRFDREYMFGDNMLIAPIGSPAVEGFSKVKVWLPEGNDWFEWHTGTLLKGGQILERAFTLNEYPIYIKAGSIIPMYGENVQNLDSNPEDITVAVFPGNNGRFTLKEDNGNDKAYKDQYASTEFSTSSNGREVTVTIGGTTGKYDGMPGKRRYILKLYGSEIPQKVLVNGKAVDFSQTLKDGNWSYTGRELSVNVSLPLSDTRKQQQVKVIYSTDNKADINNGLVGKLKRLTQLTAELKSMDNGIYLPEALGNAEETNRALEYYPQNFYQLIDKFNADYQKLPVIINDLRGVNKENQQKLLKLLQ, encoded by the coding sequence ATGAATTCTATTTCTTTTCACAAAGCACGTTTGAAAACCGTTCTACTCGGTGCTTTGATCTCTCTCCTCTATCTGCAGCCGTTACAGGCACAGAACGCTTCCAGCTTACAGGCTGATAAAAAAGCTATAGTAGAAGCAGATAATGCACGTTTTACAGTTCTCACTCCACGACTTATCCGGATGGAGTGGAATAGCAGCAAGTCTTTTGATGATCATGCATCTTTTGTTGTTGTAAACAGAAAGTTACCTGTACCTGCTTATACATCAAAAAGGGAAAACGGGTGGCTCACTATTAAAACCGGCGAGCTGGAAATGAGCTACAAGTTAAATTCCGGATCGTTCAATCAGGAGAACCTGAAAATAAAAATGCTGAAGAGCGATACAATCAGCTGGTCGCCTGGTAAAAAGCAGAAGTATAACCTGAAAGGTACTTACCGGACGCTGGACAACTATGATGGTGATACTCATCTGCATAATGGCAAGAAGATCGAACTTGAAGACGGAATCCTTTCGAGGGATGGGTGGTATTTTCTGGATGACTCATCTGACTTACGACTGGATAACAGTGATTGGCCATGGGTTTATACCAGAGAGAACGCGGGTACAGACTGGTATTTCATGGGGTATGGTTCCGACTACAAATCGGCGCTGTATGATTTCTCGCAGATTTCCGGAAAAGTGCCTCTGATGCCGCGGTATGCGCTGGGCTACTGGTGGTCGAGATACTGGAGCTATTCAGACAATGAGCTGAGAGAACTTACAGCGAATCTTAAACGCTTTAATATTCCGGCCGACGTTCTGGTTATTGACATGGACTGGCATAGGCAGGGCTGGACTGGCTGGAGCTGGAACAAAAGCTTATTCCCTGACCCAGCCAAATTCTTAAGCTGGACGAACGAGAACCACTTGAAAACTACGTTGAACTTACATCCGGCAGATGGTGTTGCGGGCTACGAAGACGACTATAACCAGTTTGCTCAAAACATGAAATTTGATACCACCGGAAGAAAGACAATCCCTTTCCTTGCTTCCGATAAGCAGTTTATGTCGAATCTGTTTGATGTAATTCTCAGGCCGATCGAACAAAAAGGAATAGATTTCTGGTGGTTAGACTGGCAGCAATGGCCAAATGATAAGAGAATTACTAACCTTAGTAATACATGGTGGTTGAATTATGTTTTTTATACCAATATGGACCGCAATCGTGAAACCCGCCCAATGTTATACCACAGGTGGGGCGGATTAGGTAATCACCGGTACCAGATAGGATTCTCGGGAGATACCTTCATTTCATGGAAGTCACTCGAATACCAGCCTTATTTTACGAACACTTCTTCTAACGTTTTATACACATACTGGAGCCATGATATAGGAGGGCACCAGCTGAAACACGGAGACGAATCTGTTGACCCTGAGTTGTATACACGTTGGTTGCAGTACGGTGCGTTAAGCCCTATTCTTCGTACGCACTCAACAAAGAATGGTAAAATACAGAAAGAGATCTGGAACTTCAGCGGAAAGTATTCACAGGTGCAGTATGAAGCGATAAGGATGCGTTATACGCTTGTTCCGTATATTTATACGATGACCAGGAAAACCTATGATACAGCAATTGGTCTTTGCCGTCCGATGTACTACGACTATCCGAAGGCAGAAGAGGCTTATCGCTTTGACAGGGAATATATGTTCGGCGACAATATGCTTATAGCACCTATAGGTTCGCCGGCAGTAGAGGGATTTTCGAAGGTTAAAGTATGGCTCCCCGAAGGTAACGATTGGTTTGAATGGCATACAGGTACGTTGCTGAAGGGCGGACAGATACTCGAAAGAGCATTTACACTGAATGAATATCCAATATATATAAAAGCCGGATCTATAATTCCTATGTATGGCGAGAATGTGCAAAACCTGGACTCAAATCCGGAAGACATAACAGTCGCTGTTTTTCCAGGGAATAATGGCAGGTTCACCCTGAAAGAGGATAATGGAAATGATAAAGCTTATAAGGACCAGTATGCATCAACCGAATTCTCAACCTCTTCCAACGGCAGGGAAGTTACTGTAACCATCGGGGGAACAACCGGAAAGTATGATGGTATGCCCGGTAAAAGGAGATATATCCTGAAATTATACGGCTCGGAAATCCCTCAAAAGGTCTTGGTTAATGGAAAAGCCGTTGATTTCTCCCAAACGTTGAAAGATGGAAACTGGAGTTATACGGGAAGAGAGCTTAGTGTGAACGTTTCGTTACCACTGTCGGACACCCGCAAGCAACAGCAGGTGAAAGTGATTTATAGTACTGATAATAAGGCAGACATCAATAATGGGCTTGTTGGAAAGCTTAAAAGACTGACTCAGCTGACTGCTGAATTAAAGAGCATGGACAATGGTATCTATCTTCCCGAAGCGCTGGGTAATGCAGAAGAAACGAACCGTGCCCTTGAGTATTATCCTCAGAACTTTTATCAGTTGATTGATAAGTTTAATGCTGACTACCAGAAGCTTCCTGTTATTATTAACGATTTGAGAGGAGTTAACAAGGAAAACCAGCAAAAATTATTGAAGTTACTTCAATAA
- a CDS encoding family 43 glycosylhydrolase, with protein sequence MIKRPIIKLLFAVLFLTAACQKETIKEGNNSESENAKKGGQKISAAPPAGTLIDGAIYRIRGISSLPGGPVVEVTGNSTAENSAIQQWSWFPNNGQKWKLIKIDSPYYKLANITSSKYLKSPSATSGDILQQGTDDGTDSQLWKITYSGSNNLYSLTNKATGMKMVVDPEDNTPGRKIRQKTTVSGTQDLFNFHNLNFQNPLINASRPDPYVAQKDGYYYFMYTRGSSLGIRKTTSMSLLATAQEVVVWTPPAGTDHSSNIWAPELHFLSGKWYLYFAANDGQGDNHRMFVLENSNSDPTTGTWTYKGKITDSSDQWAIDGSVLTIGSSMYFIWSGWESVASRYKQYIYLATMSNPWTINGPRVKISSPTNTWEKYEPNSLGAGVNEGPIMLQKDAGSPVFIIFSASRYSSDNYCLAQIQLKAGGNPTVASDWINKKQVFVKNETNSVYGPGHNGFFTSSYTDPNAVLRTETWFVYHARSAPNNTGPRTPRMQKLTWNADGSPNFGTATSTGVNIPIPIGE encoded by the coding sequence ATGATAAAAAGACCAATAATTAAACTACTCTTCGCTGTTTTATTTTTAACTGCTGCTTGTCAGAAAGAAACAATAAAGGAGGGGAACAATTCTGAAAGTGAGAATGCCAAAAAAGGCGGACAAAAGATTAGCGCGGCACCGCCTGCAGGAACGCTAATAGACGGTGCTATTTATCGCATCAGAGGCATTTCATCTTTACCGGGAGGTCCTGTGGTCGAAGTAACAGGTAACTCAACAGCAGAGAATTCAGCAATCCAGCAGTGGTCATGGTTTCCCAATAATGGACAGAAATGGAAACTAATAAAAATCGATTCACCCTATTATAAACTGGCAAATATTACAAGTAGTAAATATTTGAAGTCGCCTTCAGCAACATCGGGAGATATTTTACAACAGGGTACCGACGACGGCACCGACTCTCAGCTCTGGAAGATTACTTATTCCGGCAGTAATAATTTATACTCTCTCACCAACAAGGCGACTGGTATGAAGATGGTTGTTGATCCGGAAGATAACACACCTGGAAGGAAGATCAGACAAAAAACAACAGTTAGCGGAACGCAGGATCTGTTTAATTTTCATAATCTGAATTTCCAAAACCCCCTGATCAATGCAAGCAGGCCGGATCCGTATGTAGCTCAAAAGGACGGGTACTATTATTTTATGTATACGAGGGGAAGTAGTTTAGGTATCAGAAAAACGACTTCAATGTCGTTGTTGGCAACAGCGCAGGAAGTAGTAGTTTGGACTCCCCCCGCAGGTACAGATCATTCTTCGAATATTTGGGCGCCTGAATTGCATTTTCTTTCCGGTAAATGGTATCTCTATTTTGCTGCAAATGACGGGCAGGGAGATAACCATCGCATGTTTGTATTAGAAAACAGTAATTCAGATCCAACGACCGGAACATGGACTTATAAAGGGAAAATAACTGATTCAAGCGATCAGTGGGCTATTGATGGCTCGGTGCTGACTATAGGTTCGTCTATGTATTTTATTTGGTCTGGGTGGGAAAGCGTGGCTTCGAGGTATAAACAATATATTTATCTGGCTACTATGTCGAATCCATGGACGATAAACGGTCCCCGGGTGAAAATATCCTCACCCACTAATACATGGGAAAAATACGAACCCAACTCATTGGGTGCAGGTGTGAACGAAGGCCCGATTATGTTGCAAAAAGACGCAGGAAGTCCTGTATTTATTATATTTTCTGCCAGCCGTTACAGCAGTGATAATTATTGTCTTGCCCAAATACAATTAAAAGCCGGGGGTAATCCTACAGTCGCCTCTGACTGGATAAATAAAAAGCAGGTGTTTGTGAAAAATGAAACTAATTCTGTTTATGGGCCCGGACATAATGGTTTTTTCACCAGCAGCTATACTGATCCTAATGCCGTATTACGCACCGAAACATGGTTTGTATATCATGCGCGCAGTGCACCAAATAACACTGGTCCAAGAACCCCAAGAATGCAAAAGCTTACCTGGAATGCTGATGGTTCCCCAAATTTTGGTACAGCCACCTCTACTGGTGTTAATATTCCGATACCAATAGGTGAATAA